Proteins encoded together in one Caldicellulosiruptor saccharolyticus DSM 8903 window:
- a CDS encoding methyl-accepting chemotaxis protein: protein MEWYLIVIIGLLVITICEGLLLVKRSNEINKMIEFVKSEKYTNSISDTFISAYKNRVELIEQNFKEEILKVKTENDFLKEELTKIKKLSYEKERELLDQLKTVFESIKELKEAFKIVVDEINKSLFTNLEDMNQRSNKIGEDIKKGKEQVSKSGEDINELLTTIQGLSENVRSLSTHIESISKITQIIHNIVKEISFISLNAQIEARKIENSTTFSLLASEMRRLAESGKQSLKEANDIITNIITNINLNCEQISGFVDKVEELKKRTHKITDEFESVYQLVSSVLDYQAKLSEQIKQHFAGIQEMVSILENVYNEGIKIVENASLMEKQ, encoded by the coding sequence ATGGAATGGTATCTAATTGTGATTATTGGGTTGTTAGTGATAACCATTTGTGAAGGATTATTGCTTGTAAAAAGGTCAAATGAAATAAATAAAATGATTGAATTTGTAAAATCGGAGAAGTATACAAATAGTATATCAGATACTTTTATTAGTGCCTATAAAAACAGAGTTGAATTAATAGAACAGAATTTTAAAGAGGAAATACTAAAGGTAAAAACTGAAAATGATTTCTTAAAAGAGGAATTAACAAAAATAAAAAAATTATCCTATGAGAAAGAAAGAGAGTTATTGGATCAATTAAAAACTGTTTTTGAGTCAATTAAAGAATTAAAAGAGGCATTTAAGATAGTAGTTGATGAAATTAATAAGTCTTTGTTTACAAATTTAGAAGATATGAATCAACGGTCAAATAAAATCGGGGAGGATATTAAAAAAGGTAAAGAGCAAGTATCTAAGTCAGGAGAGGATATAAACGAACTATTAACCACAATACAAGGGTTATCAGAAAATGTTAGGAGTTTGTCAACACATATAGAGAGTATAAGCAAAATTACACAGATTATACACAATATAGTAAAAGAAATTTCTTTTATATCATTAAACGCTCAAATTGAGGCACGTAAGATAGAGAATTCTACAACGTTCAGCTTATTAGCATCTGAGATGAGAAGGCTTGCTGAAAGTGGCAAACAAAGCCTCAAAGAAGCAAATGATATTATTACGAATATTATTACGAATATTAATTTAAATTGTGAACAAATAAGTGGCTTTGTTGACAAGGTTGAAGAGTTGAAAAAAAGGACTCATAAAATAACTGATGAGTTTGAATCTGTTTACCAGCTTGTTAGTTCTGTGTTGGATTATCAGGCTAAACTTTCAGAGCAAATAAAACAACATTTTGCAGGTATTCAAGAGATGGTCAGCATATTAGAGAATGTTTACAATGAAGGTATTAAGATTGTAGAAAATGCATCATTGATGGAAAAACAATAG